The following proteins are encoded in a genomic region of Bombus pyrosoma isolate SC7728 linkage group LG1, ASM1482585v1, whole genome shotgun sequence:
- the LOC122566746 gene encoding peroxisome assembly factor 2 isoform X2: MIFELPLRHCFYSNLADWSKIVPTKDDTINFAREAKISMISNQYEITDNLISTLLENYFSEPRFLRKNDLFGINIKEYIMEHMYLHTNPLLSVIYFKVNSIINDNRDFTDSDTSYILYGETTLIQEPDIHSYLPQKHFIYNQTKQKYVNSYPSSLAAPLEQLERCILPFIKHDIQLSIKPIFLIKGAQGSNKHKLVQILAEKIGLNFLNTDFAEVQALISAQTEAKLRIVLRNAEQSVPCILCLNNIEVFGRNSEGQKDERVISAFSNEINSLYNKHLKYPIIIVATTNESDIPAELNRIFIETIHVEHLDQNERTNLVSWLLMKRNLNHQVNLSKISGICSDFRYSDLSTLILNAVKFHCRDSTKNLKPLTLLQEDFDKAYEYMQSVYTDCKGAPRVPKVYWEDIGGLMKLKHEIMRRIQLPLMNTLGFGQSGLLLYGPPGTGKTLLAKAVATEYQLHFLSIKGPEVLNMYVGQSEKNVRQVFERARAAAPCIIFFDELDSLAPNRGRSGDSGGVMDRVVSQLLAEMDGLDCSSSIFIIGATNRPDLIDPALLRPGRFDKLLYVGIHSDRDSQFNVLKALTRKFKFHENGEELEKLIYQLPEHTTGADLYSICSNAWLNAARRVLSNYHDNSNEIKLDEYVGVELEDFLKAAHELIPSVSKEEAERYKKMQIELSSVS, encoded by the exons ATGATCTTCGAACTTCCACTTCGTCACTGTTTCTATAGTAACTTGGCAGATTGGTCCAAAATTG TGCCAACAAAAGATGACACTATTAACTTTGCTAGAGAAGCcaaaatttctatgatttcTAATCAATATGAAATCacagataatttaataagtactttattagaaaattatttctctgaacctagatttttaagaaaaaatgatttatttggCATTAATATAAAGGAATATATAATGGAACACATGTATTTGCATACCAATCCTTTACTGtctgtgatatattttaaagttaattCTATCATCAATGATAATAGAGATTTTACAGATAGTGatacttcttatattttatatggagAAACCACGCTCATTCAGGAACCGGATATACATAGTTATCTACCtcaaaaacattttatttacaatcaaaCCAAACAGAAGTATGTAAACTCGTATCCATCAAGTTTAGCAGCACCTCTGGAACAATTAGAGCGTTGCATTTTGCCATTTATTAAGCATG ATATACAATTATCAATAAAGccaatatttcttattaaggGTGCACAGGGTTCAAATAAACATAAACTAGTCCAAATATTGGCTGAAAAAATAGGTTTAAACTTTCTTAATACAGATTTTGCTGAAGTTCAAGCTTTAATATCAGCACAGACAGAGGCTAAATTACGTATTGTACTGCGTAATGCTGAACAATCTGTACCATGTATTCTGTGCTTAAATAATATAGAG GTATTTGGAAGAAATTCTGAAGGTCAAAAGGATGAGAGAGTGATATCAGCCTTTTccaacgaaataaattcattatataataaacatttaaaatatccaaTTATTATAGTAGCTACTACAAATGAGTCTGATATACCAGCTGAGCtaaacagaatttttatcgaaacgatTCACGTGGAACATCTAGATCAGAATGAAAGAACGAATTTAGTTTCGTGGTTACTCATGAAACGAAATCTCAATCATCAGgtcaatttatcaaaaatttctgGGATATGTTCGGACTTTCGATATTCAGACTTATCGACATTAATACTCAATGCCGTAAAGTTTCACTGCAGAGATAGTACTAAGAATTTAAAACCATTAACACTTTTACAAGAAGATTTTGATAAAGCTTATG aATACATGCAATCGGTATATACAGATTGTAAAGGTGCACCGCGTGTACCAAAGGTTTATTGGGAAGACATAGGTGGTTTAATGAAGCTGAAACACGAAATAATGCGGCGAATTCAGTTACCTTTGATGAACACTTTAGGATTCGGACAATCTGGTCTTCTCTTGTATGGACCACCAGGAACCGGAAAGACGCTTCTCGCTAAAGCTGTAGCGACAGAGTATCAGCTTCACTTCTTATCAATTAAAGGTCCTGAAGTGTTGAATATGTATGTCGGTCAAAGCGAGAAAAATGTTAGGCAAG TGTTCGAGCGGGCAAGAGCAGCAGCACCTTGTATAATATTCTTCGACGAATTGGACTCGTTAGCACCCAATCGTGGACGAAGTGGAGATAGCGGAGGTGTAATGGATCGTGTGGTATCCCAATTACTCGCTGAAATGGATGGTCTTGACTGTTCCAGTAGTATATTCATTATAGGAGCCACAAACAGGCCGGATCTGATTGACCCAGCTCTTCTTAGACCTGGtcgattcgataaattattatatgtaggGATTCATTCCGATCGTGATTCACAATTTAATGTGTTAAAGGCACTGACTCGTAAATTCAAATTCCATGAAAATGGAGAAGAATTAGAAAAGTTAATATATCAATTACCTGAACACACAACTGGTGCAGATTTGTATTCTATCTGTTCAAATGCATGGCTGAACGCTGCGCGAAGAGTTTTAAGTAATTATCACGATAACtctaacgaaattaaattggaCGAATATGTTGGCGTAGAATTGGAAGACTTTTTAAAAGCTGCGCACGAACTGATTCCTTCGGTTAGTAAGGAAGAAGcagaaagatacaaaaaaatgCAGATAGAATTATCTTCTGTATCATGA
- the LOC122566746 gene encoding peroxisome assembly factor 2 isoform X1, with protein sequence MNSLYSYIHFLRELTKLLMKYNYNYVLFYTFVQYALFRLKTLTDTKYNWIILSDLILKNLIEQFYNKKNYYIDCNSCLLANIKYVRNTTPTWFYICSTVSIKKYKVLVVPLNNTDEIEIFTSNIMKYNIENALHCTIDKCFLLPTKDDTINFAREAKISMISNQYEITDNLISTLLENYFSEPRFLRKNDLFGINIKEYIMEHMYLHTNPLLSVIYFKVNSIINDNRDFTDSDTSYILYGETTLIQEPDIHSYLPQKHFIYNQTKQKYVNSYPSSLAAPLEQLERCILPFIKHDIQLSIKPIFLIKGAQGSNKHKLVQILAEKIGLNFLNTDFAEVQALISAQTEAKLRIVLRNAEQSVPCILCLNNIEVFGRNSEGQKDERVISAFSNEINSLYNKHLKYPIIIVATTNESDIPAELNRIFIETIHVEHLDQNERTNLVSWLLMKRNLNHQVNLSKISGICSDFRYSDLSTLILNAVKFHCRDSTKNLKPLTLLQEDFDKAYEYMQSVYTDCKGAPRVPKVYWEDIGGLMKLKHEIMRRIQLPLMNTLGFGQSGLLLYGPPGTGKTLLAKAVATEYQLHFLSIKGPEVLNMYVGQSEKNVRQVFERARAAAPCIIFFDELDSLAPNRGRSGDSGGVMDRVVSQLLAEMDGLDCSSSIFIIGATNRPDLIDPALLRPGRFDKLLYVGIHSDRDSQFNVLKALTRKFKFHENGEELEKLIYQLPEHTTGADLYSICSNAWLNAARRVLSNYHDNSNEIKLDEYVGVELEDFLKAAHELIPSVSKEEAERYKKMQIELSSVS encoded by the exons ATGAACTCTTTATACTCTTATATACATTTCTTACgagaattaacaaaattattaatgaaatacaacTATAATTACGTActcttttatacatttgtacAGTACGCGctttttcgattaaaaacattaactgatacaaaatataactGGATTATTTTGTCTGATCTTAttctaaagaatttaatagaacaattttataataaaaagaattattatatagacTGTAATTCTTGCTTATTGGcaaacataaaatatgttaGAAATACTACACCAACTtggttttatatatgttctacagtatctataaaaaaatataaagttttagTTGTACCTTTAAATAACActgatgaaattgaaatatttacatcaaatattatgaaatataatatagaaaatgcaTTGCATTGCACTATtgataaatgttttttat TGCCAACAAAAGATGACACTATTAACTTTGCTAGAGAAGCcaaaatttctatgatttcTAATCAATATGAAATCacagataatttaataagtactttattagaaaattatttctctgaacctagatttttaagaaaaaatgatttatttggCATTAATATAAAGGAATATATAATGGAACACATGTATTTGCATACCAATCCTTTACTGtctgtgatatattttaaagttaattCTATCATCAATGATAATAGAGATTTTACAGATAGTGatacttcttatattttatatggagAAACCACGCTCATTCAGGAACCGGATATACATAGTTATCTACCtcaaaaacattttatttacaatcaaaCCAAACAGAAGTATGTAAACTCGTATCCATCAAGTTTAGCAGCACCTCTGGAACAATTAGAGCGTTGCATTTTGCCATTTATTAAGCATG ATATACAATTATCAATAAAGccaatatttcttattaaggGTGCACAGGGTTCAAATAAACATAAACTAGTCCAAATATTGGCTGAAAAAATAGGTTTAAACTTTCTTAATACAGATTTTGCTGAAGTTCAAGCTTTAATATCAGCACAGACAGAGGCTAAATTACGTATTGTACTGCGTAATGCTGAACAATCTGTACCATGTATTCTGTGCTTAAATAATATAGAG GTATTTGGAAGAAATTCTGAAGGTCAAAAGGATGAGAGAGTGATATCAGCCTTTTccaacgaaataaattcattatataataaacatttaaaatatccaaTTATTATAGTAGCTACTACAAATGAGTCTGATATACCAGCTGAGCtaaacagaatttttatcgaaacgatTCACGTGGAACATCTAGATCAGAATGAAAGAACGAATTTAGTTTCGTGGTTACTCATGAAACGAAATCTCAATCATCAGgtcaatttatcaaaaatttctgGGATATGTTCGGACTTTCGATATTCAGACTTATCGACATTAATACTCAATGCCGTAAAGTTTCACTGCAGAGATAGTACTAAGAATTTAAAACCATTAACACTTTTACAAGAAGATTTTGATAAAGCTTATG aATACATGCAATCGGTATATACAGATTGTAAAGGTGCACCGCGTGTACCAAAGGTTTATTGGGAAGACATAGGTGGTTTAATGAAGCTGAAACACGAAATAATGCGGCGAATTCAGTTACCTTTGATGAACACTTTAGGATTCGGACAATCTGGTCTTCTCTTGTATGGACCACCAGGAACCGGAAAGACGCTTCTCGCTAAAGCTGTAGCGACAGAGTATCAGCTTCACTTCTTATCAATTAAAGGTCCTGAAGTGTTGAATATGTATGTCGGTCAAAGCGAGAAAAATGTTAGGCAAG TGTTCGAGCGGGCAAGAGCAGCAGCACCTTGTATAATATTCTTCGACGAATTGGACTCGTTAGCACCCAATCGTGGACGAAGTGGAGATAGCGGAGGTGTAATGGATCGTGTGGTATCCCAATTACTCGCTGAAATGGATGGTCTTGACTGTTCCAGTAGTATATTCATTATAGGAGCCACAAACAGGCCGGATCTGATTGACCCAGCTCTTCTTAGACCTGGtcgattcgataaattattatatgtaggGATTCATTCCGATCGTGATTCACAATTTAATGTGTTAAAGGCACTGACTCGTAAATTCAAATTCCATGAAAATGGAGAAGAATTAGAAAAGTTAATATATCAATTACCTGAACACACAACTGGTGCAGATTTGTATTCTATCTGTTCAAATGCATGGCTGAACGCTGCGCGAAGAGTTTTAAGTAATTATCACGATAACtctaacgaaattaaattggaCGAATATGTTGGCGTAGAATTGGAAGACTTTTTAAAAGCTGCGCACGAACTGATTCCTTCGGTTAGTAAGGAAGAAGcagaaagatacaaaaaaatgCAGATAGAATTATCTTCTGTATCATGA